atgtttgtgtaaacaagatcaagcgtattcgcccctctcattgcaaagtccacatactgatggaatttagggagcactgtcttgagattcgcatggttgaaatctccggcgacaataaacagtccgtcagggtaagcgttctgcagttcacagagcgcttccttaacattagcgctggggggaatgtaaactccggttattatgacagtggtgaattcccatggtaaataaaaaggtctgcatctaacagtcacaagctccaacagcgaagagcagtagctagagaatagcacagagttcttgcaccattccgtgttgatgtaaacacacaagccactgcacattgctgcatttctgtcggcacaaaacaaggcgagcccatctagctgaatggcggcgtccggaactctgtcgctgagccacgtctccgtgaaaacaaagacgcagcagtctctaatctcacactgcgtagtctgctggagtcagatgtagtccagtttattgtccatggagcaaacatttgagagcaggatagacaggatagccggccagctagggtttgtttttagcctagcatggaccccgacCTCTTGCCACGCTTCCTCTTCCTCACACAcagcttacgacgtcctctcccctggCCATCGCCATCAGACGATGCTAAGGACTGGAGGCTTGGTCTCCGCAGCAGAGTTTGCATAGCTTCTCCTGCAgctcatcatgcagcttggttgttgcatgaatcttatattttagtagtgtctggtgatggtaaacacgaacaccggttgctccgatgtccgtgtgccgtaaaagtcgggctaactaacaaaaatagcaccattttggatccggagcggccgctgcgtgctaccgcaccaccatcttggatcaataatttaacagaatttaaCCACGCCGCCATCTTGGTGACAATCGTTTAACAGAATGATTGTCACGCAAATGAGTGAACATGTTGGTGTTCCCGTGTTTCTCTGCCGCATGTTTTACACAAAGGGAAATCATCACACTCTCTGGATTTTTATGGAACCCAAAATACTTCCTCACTTCTGACTTAACCCtattaaaatgtgaataaagGGTCGGCAGCATTTCTCCTGCAGCCATGCTACTACAGTATAAGTttacgctggtttgtttacatcagaGTGCACATGTGTCATTTGTGCTGCAGTTTTGTAAATCTCAATTTGATGATGGAATAAAAACTATGGTGTgatcagaaaaataaaataaaaatttgattaaaattatcCAATTTGTTTAACTGGATTCTATAATTATTGACGGTATTTTGAAGAGCCCATGATAGCAATgtgcatgttaattacatttacatgtatgcatttggcagacgtttttatccaaagcgacttacagtgcacttattacagggacaatccccccggagcaacctgaattaagtgtcttgctcaaggacaaaatggtggtggctgtggggatcgaaccagcgaccttctgattaccagttatgtgctttagtccactacaccaccaccactccatgttacCATGATATACAGTATTACCGAATACCGTCACATGCCtacctgggattttcacgtacgATAGTCACTAGAGTATAAagagaatggtgctaaaaacaaaaaacatccagtgagcggcggttctgcggacggaaatgccttgttgatgagagaggtcaacggagaatggccagactgcttcATCCAGATTCATTAGCgtacattttggagggaaatatGTTTGTCATGAAAATCATGTCACAATGCCAAAAATATTAATGGTACaagaaatgctttaaaaaaaaaaaagtctcttgaTTTTATTATGAAATGTGTTCGATTCAGTCAGTGCGTTTATAGTACACTCAAGTAAATACTCAAACCACAAtgtgaaattgttttatttattgtcatgttttttctgtacttcctaaaaaaaaaaaagacagatgaTTCGGCTTTTGGAGTACAAATCTTTTAACAGTCAGGTCACAAAGTTTAAGAGTTTTatgaaaatacacataaaatgtgTAACAACTATCTAACCATGGACATTCAGTACAGTAAAAAATACTGAATCAGTACAGCACAAATCTGTTGTTTATGTTTAGAAATTAAACAGCCTGTATGATAAAGAGTATCCAGCATGTGTACTGCACCGTGTACATCTTATAAACATTCACACACTTCTCTTCTCAACTGTTAGTAGAGCACACAAGGGCCTTTTAAACATGTTGAATTAAATGTAAAGCTTGTTGATCATTAGCTTATAAAACTAATCCACCCATCTATTTTCCTGCATTTTGAAAACAAGTATTTAAAGGGCCAGGTCTTAAATTTGAACATTGTACACagtttaaatgctttaaaaacctGTTTTTGTGAAAACTTCAATGTTAGAACTGAAGTACAGGACAGTCATTTATCCAATTTAATGGCCGTGGACATACAATGAAAACAGATATCACGTTTAATCAATTAACTCGTTTAATAGAAACAACACAAAAGAGGGAATATTCAACAGAAATAAACATTCTACTGCATAAATATCAAGGCCAAAATCCACTGTAAACATAGACAAACCACACAAGTAAcaggtttttccttttttaagccATATTGTAGTGAGATACAAAATGGTCAGTTATAAAAATGGATCTCAGCATCATCCATCAAAATGTTTAAGAGTGTTAACAACGCATAAACACAATATATTCCCAATGAAGTCTTCCAAGAAGTCACCTTGGAGTAAAATTCCACATTTAAATCAAGTAGCGTGCTTATAAAATGAACTAATGACCATCATTTGAAACAATGTTTGACTTGAAATGACTTGAGTAATGTTTCCTGGTTAAACTAGAATTCAGAATCAAAAGGAAAGGATTTTTACAGATGATCTTTTTGATTAGTCATGGAGTGAAATAGTGCTATCTAAATGGGAAAACAGAATTGagaatttttgtttaaatttggcCTAATCCAAAAACCATTTAGCATTTTCTTGCTAATACTGGCTTTATAGTACTTTCAAATACAGTACAAAGACAAGTATGCATTTCTTTCAAATGGAGTGCATGAATTTGGCACCTTGGAACATTTCAATCATGAATAAAGCAGATATTGGTGGTTTTATACATGTGCAACAACTACACAGATCCAGTTATGCTGGCGTAGACCTAAATAACCATCAAAACCATTGTGGTCCCCGAGGCCAGTTTCCACTGATTCAAACAGATGCACATTTCTGACATTTCTTTTGAATTTCTGAGTACCGTGTTTAGTCCATGTAGTCCTTCATGCTGAGCGTCGGCTCAACCAGCTGATTGTGGACATGCATCAGGCCTGCAGGACAAAAGATCCGTCAGTATGTTTAGGAAATCCATCCCAGCCATGAAAAGGCAAATATATTAAACCCCCAGGAAAGTCTAAAGCCCTTAAGACCTGACATATCCCGTTTCTGAGAAAAGCACTTGTGAAAGACATTCCAGACAGGTTTAATGCAGATGTTGAAACTGTTTTAGACTGATATTGACCGTTGAGACCAAAATAAGATCAGTGAAGAACAACAACAGATGAAAAGTAAACAGCTCTTCTATTGGTTTTGCTCAGAGAGAAAACAACAGCTACAATATATACACTATGTACACTCACTATCATCAGTTTTACTCAATCCTCCCATGTTCATATTACAGGAAAATTCATGTAACCAAGGGAATTTAAATTGACCGAATTGATTCAACAAAACAATTGTCTTGTTACTAAATCCATGTGCGTTGAGTATTTCTAGTTCCCAACATGCTTTACATGGGAGTAAATGTTTAAATTGAGTggttttttttatgtgtctttgtgcaagataaATATAAAGGGGAAGAGTTGTTGATGTTTTTCTGTTATTTtgtagttttgggggttaccatcatGGTAAAGTGTAGGTTGAGCCTAGATTGAGGACCAATACATTTAGAGTATTCTACATACTGCTTTATCCAATGAGCATTTGATGTGCTAACCATAAAATACTGACTAAGTTGCACTAATGATAGGGAGTCAGATTCTTTTTCATGAACCAGTTCTTTCGAATGGTTCATTTCAATGAACCGGTTAAAAAAACTATTCAACAGTTAATTTATGTCGTCGTGTAATGACGTCACTGTACATAATACTAATACACCGGCATCAAAGAATACATGCTCAAATACATTAAATAACATCATATGTAAGCGCATATTGGTGATTATTAaatttaattatgtaataataataagggtgtttattgtcatcagtgtttcattcagtgatcttacaacacatcctacattaaagttttgcacctaaatcACACAACACTGACACCGATATATACAAACGCGGATATTCTACACATGTCTAAAGCATATAAAGagattaaactagtcttaatcaaatcacccttttttacagaaaccatgatccagctcagatataatctgcatgcacagtacTCAATAgtacattttgtttacatttctcaAATAAAACTTTCATCACCTCATTCAAGACATTGGTTCACTcatattaagattcaactttattgtcattgtgcagagtacagagccaatgaaatgttgttttcgcatatcccaactaagctggggtcagagtgcagggtcagccatgaaacagcgcccctggagcagatagggtgaagggccttgctcaagggcccaacagtggtatcttggcggtactggggcttgaacccccgacctttcggtcagtaactcagagccttaaccactgagccaccactctCCCTCATCAGCTctcactgatcagcagttctcagtaCTAAGTctgaaagaggcgattctcagttcagtgtactggtgacccacgaactgctgtgatcgactcgaTGTAccgttgactcgagagctgctgtccctgGATCAGTGTACATGTGATTTGAGAGCTGCTGTCCCGTGATCAGTGTAATGCTGACTCTAGAACTGCTGCaaacgactcaatgtactgttcaCTTAAGAGCTGCTGTCCCgcgatcagtgtactgttgactcgagagctgctgtcccgcgatcagtgtactgttgactcgagagctacTGTCCcatgatcagtgtactgttgactcgagagctacTGTCCcatgatcagtgtactgttgactcgagagctacTGTCCCATGATCAGTGTAcggttgactcgagagctgctgtacAGTGTTCAGTGTACCGTTGACTTGAGAAAAGCTGCGagtgactcaatgtactgttgacttgagagctgCTGTCCCAGGATCAGTGTACgtttgactcgagaactgctgcgagcgactcaatgtactgttgactcgagaaatcTTGTGACCGGATCATCATTGTATGTTGATAAAACGTTAATACAATGAAGTCATAAaaatatttccagtatgttttgtTATACTTTCGCCTTTTCAGAAAAATACACcagaaacatacattttgcccCTTAATCACACGCATGTTCAATGTCAGCAGTTCATCGGTTCGCAGTATCTTGAATCTCTGAAAGAAGCAATTACTGTACTGTACACTCGAGAACTACTGCGACCGGAGCATTCAGGCTGATTTGTGAGCTAGTTTAAGCGGTTCATTGCAAAAAAGAGTAAGGAAAAGCAGATATCActagttctaggatcatattacttcAGGTTATCGGCTCATTTCGAGTCAGAATGTCATGCATATCCGACAGACAagttaagatagagtaacttgtggatcagtgttgattCGAGTCGCAAACTGTTTCAAACGATTCAGTCCAATTTGGTGAACCGGTTCAactcgttcactaaaaagaaccagttcaaaagaacgattcttTCCTGAACTGGACATCACCaattcctccctgcccagtagggggtgatatgcaccaataatgtgaatcgtcaaaaacaggaggagaaagtgaaaggaaaaaggacttaaataatgatctgtttctcactcacacctatcatatcacttcagaagacatggatttaaatacagagttgtctggagtacttttatgttgcccttatgtgggttttggcacccattcacttgcattttatggacctacagagccgaaatattcttctaaaaatctttgtttttgttcaacgAAAGaactaaagtcatacacatctgggatggcataagggtgagtaaatgatgagagaattttcatttttggaagaactaaccctttaagaaatTAGTATTGACATTACAACCATGAGCTCCTTTACATATGACCAACCACGTTTTACACTTATACAATATACAGCGCAACAGTCTGATTCGGGAAAGGTCCCATTTATATTCTCCACAGgcaaattgattttaaatgcaaaCTTATAAaccttatatatttttaaaattaaaaccgAATCTGGATGAACTTATCTTCCTTATTTGCCTTCCAACTCAATTATATTATTGAATTTTCAAATGATGGTAAATAAGTAACTACGAAGTAAATTAGTCTGGTATGTCTTTGCTTTTCTAGCAATTTCTATTCACAGAAAAAAAACTTTCCATGTAGATTCTCTCTATGTGCACGACATGTCAAAGATCTGTCCCTCAGGTACGTACCTTTAAAATACTTGACCGTTTTGACTCTGAGCTCCAGCGTCGCATCTTCATCACAAATGAAAATGGTTCGTGAATGCTGCTGGAAAGCAGATACTGTCCACATGTGGTTCACGCCCTCCTCGATGGCTTTATACAGAGCAAACGCCTTATGAGCGCCCGTGATCAGAATCATAACCTAGAAATGAAGAAAACTGCTTTCAATTTTGTCTTAACTGAATCATGTTCAGGATTGTGGCACTCACTGCTGTTTTGGAGTTTATTTaatcttaagactttaagaagCAGTCAAACTGTAAGCAGTCATTAAGTCAAATTGCTGTCTAATATTCATTAAgcctaatattttttatttttgttgttgtagctGTCCCAGAAATGACTGACATGCATTACATCATAATGACGAAGATCAGGTGATGTCTGGCATCCAAGCTCAACAAAATCATGTGATACAAATGACATTTTTCCCAATATACTGTCTGTAGAAGTATTCAGGTATGTTAATGAACCTGTTTGTATGTCCTCATGGAGACAAAGAGGCATTCAGTTCAGTGCTGGTTAAAGCAGATTAGAACAAAAGGAAGTTTGTTACTAAATAAACCAtaactatatttattttttgtagaataCAAAATGCTCCAAACAAAAGCTTGTCTGGCTGGGACAAAAAGAAAATAGGAAGACACTGATATCACAAAGGGCACTATAGAAACTTAAGTGCAGGACAAACGACTGCTCAAGTCCATCTTCCTGTGACAATTACAACCACAGACTGTTTACCATGTGAAGAATGGCTTCTCTAGTTGCTTTCAGTGCGAAGGAATATATTTGGGGGTTGAAAAGTCAGATTTTTGACTGGTCTGGTCTAGGGTTGCTCTTAGCTACGGTTCGATACCAGCCCTGGAACCTCAGTATCGATACTAACTCGATacatatgattttatatatatatatatattggtaaaaagaaaaaaggatgcACAACAGAgttttacagtattaatgaaaacattaaaacaatatgattacctgaggcaaaaggctgccattgctgaatcacaacatgctgatattcagtacacttaCTTATGAGATATTGATTACAGAAAgcaatactaataatataactatttaatattatattattgttactatGAGTATTACTGCTTCTAATTTGAATAATACACTTTCATACAGTAGTAATATTATTCTGTCGTAATGTCTTGCATTTCATGCAATCAGATGAATAGAGCGCTCTTGTcagcgggacttttattttgaaaggtcTCTGAAGTTCTTCCTTTATGTGAGGGGTTTGTTCGTTGTGTCAAGTTTCCCAGCAACTTGCGAACAGAAATCTCCGAGAAAGTGTTCACAGGCAGCCGCATCTTATACTGTGGCGCGCAgcgcatgtgactgtatattatttcattaaatgacaTCCTGTTTAAATCACACTTATATAGaggctttttaaaattattattttcaaattatctttgatttcatctcaaaactcaCATTGCATTACATTTAGCTAATGGCAGCCTAATTTAATATGGTACCAAAATTATGATATcgtacagttttatttttttggtatcgCAATATTTCGTTAGTACCGGTACACCGCGCAACACTTGTCTGGTCCACCATTGCATCTTATTCTGGCCAAAAACCACACACTTAGGAACAGATTCTCTGACTGATATGTCAAACAAACTAACactgtttggtttttttttacatgccgTTTAGGTGTAAATCTGATGCAGATGTCACTACATTATTAatggatgcaaaaaaaaaaagtaattaattttaaattacaGGGCAGCAGTCTCTACggacagttcttgagtcaacactgGAGAAATTGTAGAAACTgtacattgtagattcaaaaagAACTGGCACGTAGGAGTTATTTGTTCGGGAATTGGACTGCACTGTTccagctgtagattcaaaagaaccgactcgtaTGAGTCACTTGTTAGGGAATTGGGCTGAAGTGGTCGTGCTGCATGTTTCAAAATATACATCAAAAGAAaggactcataagagtcatttgttcaggaattagACCACACTGGTTGAGCTATAGATCTAAAAAGAACCAACTCGTATAAGTAaattgttcgggaatcagactgcaTTGGTCGAAATGTAGATTTAAAACAACtggctcatatgagtcatttgttccagaatcagacaacactggtagcactgtagattcaaaacaactgaAACACATAAGATTTGTTTGGAAATCAGACCACAATGGTCGAACTGTATATTGAGAAGACCAGATTTAttagtaatttgttcaggaatcggactacactgctCAAGCTGTGGATTCAAAAGGACTGACTCAtatgagtaatttgtttgggaatctcTCTGCACTGGTCGTCCTACATATTTTGTTCATGACAGCTTTCAAAGTATCAATccctttaaaacatgtttttttgttttgtttcccagCCAACAGAAGTCTTTATTTACCTCTCTTGCATCCATCACTGTTCCCACGCCAACCGTTAGAGTCATGGTGGGCACTTTTGAAAGGTCATTCCCAAAGAAACGGGCATTGGCCACAATGGTGTCTTTGGCCAGGGTCTTCACTCTGGTTCTAGACACGAGGCTAGAGCCCGGCTCATTAAAAGCGATGTGTCCATCTGGACCAATGCCTGAATACACAAAATAGAGGAGAGAAAGGataatgagagaaaaataaatgaggtCTGAAACACAAGTGGGGTCTTTAAATATATatcctgtatatgtgtgtgtatatatatatatatataatatagatagAGGTTTTTATTATCTCACAAAGAATGTACTGACAACAGGTACATTTTCAGAATACAACAATGACAACTGTGCAACATATTTGGACTAGATGAAATGAAACAGATCAAATCTATAGTTGCTAAAGCTTCAAACAGATCTTCGAGTTTGTTATCACCATAGCAGCAATGATTCTCTGTTATTGACAAAAGGTGTTTATTATTGCAGTAAAACTCCTAACAGTTGCAGCAGCTAAACTGTTTATAGGGACAGTTTTGTGAGCACAGATCAAGTCATTCATTACATTCACGTTACTGGTGTCTTTATTAATCTGTGTCTCAAACCAAAGTATTGGTATGATTTATTGAACGCACCTCCGACAAACAGCTCAATCCCTCCAGCCGCAGTGATCTTCTGCTCAAAGGCATTACACTCGGCTTGCAGGTCGCTGGCATTGCCGTCCAGTATGTGTGTATTCTGAGGTTCAATGTCAATGTGTTTGAAGAAGTTGTTCCACATATAGGAGTGATAGCTCTCTGGGTGATCTCTGGGCAGACCTAAACACACAGAGATCCATAAACCTTTGAAAGAATGAAAACTATACAAAAagtgttctaagccatgaaccaaaccaaccagctctgatgtgaatcacaacatttcaaactttgatttgaagcaaaaaagtgtttACAAATCAGACAAAATACAAAAGTACAAGACTGTTTACTTAACGTTTTTGTAAGGTAATGAACTATAAATcgcatgaagcattgcgaatgatgtgctgtaattgaattaaaaacgacacaaaaatataaaactagCGATTTAAATTTGTCGCATTTAAGCATTGTTTAAGTTtagtgcaaaatattcagatttttgaaaatattccagtagtttgagagtgttgagtgactcgattgcatcattcacagtgtatCATGGGTGTGGGTGGTCACTGCAGAGATCTTTTGGTTGACTTTGTTGgccgcaattctctgattggtggatctctctttaggatcatgggtagtgtagttcttcaccagaatttcggcttttaaacacaatttttaaacaattaagttaatataacgcagactgatggcttcaacagaagcatataccatcaattaacaacctcgaagctcacggtaggtcttATCATTAAAATGGTTTTGCCCattggaaaaaaatgtatgtcatttttaCATTCAGGAACCAGACTGCACTGCTCTATTGAATCTACAGCAAACTCTTTTGAATCATATGACACTTTGTACCgagctaataaaatgtaatcGGCTTGTTCTATTTTGTGAGTCAAAAACGTACTGAACCGCAAGTCATTTAGTTCATCTTGTATGACTTTAAATGAAATCCAATAAGAATTTGTTcctcaaaaatattaaatgtcacTAATAGAactaaaaatcaaatcaaaatcacgaTATGACTTAGTGAGATTATCGAACCTCTATGGGCAGCAACTGAAAGTACACGAGAGGTGAATGAGCTGAATGtgttatacagtatttacagcgCTCTAAATTCACTAACCGCACCTTTGCATAGGTCCCGATATGCTTGACCGCTAAAAGTTACTatccaaatctaaagtaacccCATAACATCAGGCTTTTGTGAACAGAAGAGTAGATGAGAGCATTTCTCTGCATTAAAAGGCCATTTTCAACTCTACTACAAAAAGAAACGTTGTGTTCCGCCAAAATAAaggtttaaagtgatagttcacccaaaaatgaaaattctcttatcatttactcaccctcatgtcatcacagatgtgtatgactttccttcttcagcagaacacaaatgaagatttttagaagaatatttcagctctgtagatccatataatgcaagtgaatgggtgccacatttttgaagctccaaaaagcacataaaggcatcataaaagtaatccacacgacgtgaattaattaatgtcttctgaagtgaaacactAGGTGTAAGAAAtagaccaatttttttttttttttttactaaaaattcaCAAGGGTCAAATGCTGTCTCTCGTTTGATGCAAATATGTTGGCAAGCTTACGCGCTTACATCACACaagaggcagtttgaactccacccATGTCcccaaaaagttttaaatattgatttattccttaaaaaaacttcagaagacattatttaatccactggagtcgtatggattatttttatgatg
This region of Xyrauchen texanus isolate HMW12.3.18 chromosome 23, RBS_HiC_50CHRs, whole genome shotgun sequence genomic DNA includes:
- the gnpda2 gene encoding glucosamine-6-phosphate isomerase 2; translated protein: MRLVILDDYDLASEWAAKYIRNRIIQFKPSADRYFTVGLPTGSTPLGCYKKLIEYHKSGDLSFKYVKTFNMDEYVGLPRDHPESYHSYMWNNFFKHIDIEPQNTHILDGNASDLQAECNAFEQKITAAGGIELFVGGIGPDGHIAFNEPGSSLVSRTRVKTLAKDTIVANARFFGNDLSKVPTMTLTVGVGTVMDAREVMILITGAHKAFALYKAIEEGVNHMWTVSAFQQHSRTIFICDEDATLELRVKTVKYFKGLMHVHNQLVEPTLSMKDYMD